AACAAGCTCATGGTCGCCAACCTGATCACCACCATCGAGCAGGCCAAAGTCATGGAGAACGGTCACCTTGCCAAGCTGCGGGCCGAGTTGAAGGCGCACCTGCCCGAACGACGCATCCCGGTGATCGGCATCACGGGCACGGGTGGCTCCGGGAAGTCTTCTCTCACAGACGAACTCATTCAGCGCATGCTCCTGGACCTCAAAGATGTCCGCGTGGCCATCATCAGTGCCGACCCCTCCCGGCGCAAAACCGGAGGCGCCCTCTTGGGCGACCGCATTCGGATGAACGCCATCGGCAATCGAAGGGTCTATATGCGTTCCCTGGCCACACGCCGATCGCACACCGAAGTGCCCGAGGCTCTCGAGGACATTTTAAAGGTCGCCATGGCCGCGGGGTTCGACCTGATCATCGCCGAAACCGCCGGCATCGGCCAGGGTGATTCCCTCATCGTCGATCTGGTGGACATCTCCATCTATGTCATGACGGCCGAGTTCGGCGCCGCCTCCCAGCTCGAAAAAATCGACATGCTCGACTATGCCGACATCGTCGTGGTGAACAAGTTCGAGAAGCGCGGCGGAGAAGATGCGGTCCGCGACGTGCGCAAGCAAGTGCAGCGCAACCGTATGGCCTTCGACAAGGCCTCCGAGGAGATGCAGGTCTACGGTACGATCGCCTCCAAGTTCAACGACGACGGCGTGACCGCCCTCTACCACGGCCTCCTGGATACCATTCGGGAGAAGACCGGCGTGGCGTTCAAATCCAGTCTACCGCGCCCGCAGGCCAGGGTTTCCTCCTCCAAGACCATCATCATTCCGCCTGAGCGCACCCGTTATCTGGCGGAGATCGCAGAAACCGTGCGTGACTATCACGTCCGCACCGAGGAGCAGGCCGAGGCCCTTCGCCGGGTCTGGCATCTGGAAGAGGCCGCCAGGGCCTTGGAAGACGCCGAACCGGCTGAAACCCGTGATGCCCTGATGGCCCGTCTGAAGGCCGCCGCCGCCGAAGCACGCCAGACCCTGGCGCCGGAGACCATCGAACTGGTGAAGCGCTGGCAGGAGACAAAACAGGCCTACCAGAAAGACGAATTGGTTTACCAGGTACGCGACCGCGAGATCCGGGTACCGCTTTTCACTGAGTCGCTCAGCCGCAAGAAGATCCCCAAGATCGCCCTGCCGCAGTTCACCGATCCGGGGGAGACCTATCGCTGGCTGCGGCGGGAAAATCTGCCGGGCTATTTTCCGTTTACCGCAGGCGTGTTCCCCCTGAAACGGGTGGGGGAGGATCCGACCCGCATGTTCGCCGGCGAAGGCGACCCGGCCCGTACCAATCGCCGCTTCAAGCTACTGTCGGCCGAAAGCGAGGCCAAACGGTTGTCTACGGCCTTTGACTCGGTCACGCTCTATGGCTACGATCCGGACTTGCGGCCGGATATCTACGGGAAAGTGGGCACCTCGGGGGTAAGCGTGTGCACCCTGGACGACGTGAAGGTTCTATACAGTGGGTTCGATCTGTGTGCTCCCTCCACGTCGGTGTCCATGACCATCAACGGCCCGGCGCCCATCATACTGGCCATGTTCCTGAACACCGCCATCGACCAGCAGGTAGATCGGTACCGCGAGACCGAAGGCAAGGAACCGTCGCAGGAAATGTATCAAAAAATTCGTACCGAGGTGCTGGCCAACGTCCGCGGCACGGTTCAGGCCGACATCCTCAAGGAAGATCAGGGGCAAAACACCTGCATCTTCTCCATTGATTTCGCACTCAAGATGATGGGCGACATCCAGGAATATTTCATCGAGAACAATGTGCGCAATTTCTACTCGGTCTCCATTTCCGGTTACCACATCGCAGAGGCCGGTGCCAACCCGATCTCCCAGCTGGCCTTTACTCTGTCCAATGGTTTTACTTACCTTGAATACTACCTGTCCCGGGGGATGCCCCTCGACCATTTCGGGCCCAACCTCTCCTTCTTCTTTTCCAACGGTATGGATCCGGAATACACCGTGATCGGCCGTGTGGCTCGCCGAATCTGGTCAGTTGCCCTTCGTGAGAAGTACGGCGCCTCCGCACGCTCGCAGATGCTCAAGTACCATATCCAAACTTCGGGTCGATCCCTGCACAGCCAGGACATCCAGTTCAACGATATCCGCACCACACTCCAGGCTTTGTGCGCCGTCTACGACAATTGCAATAGTTTGCACACCAATGCCTTTGACGAGGCCATTACGACGCCGTCCAAGGAATCGGTGCGTCGGGCCCTGGCCATCCAGATGATCATCAATCGGGAATGGGGACTTGCCAAAAACGAAAATCCTCTCCAAGGCAGTTTCATCGTGGACGAACTTACCGATCTGGTCGAAGAGGCGGTCCTGATGGAGTTCGACCGCATCACCGAGCGCGGCGGAGTGCTGGGCGCCATGGAGACCGGTTACCAGCGCGGCCAGATCCAGGAGGAGTCCATTTACTACGAGACCCTTAAACACACGGGCGACTTCCCGATCATCGGCGTCAACACCTTTCGGGATCCGGATGCGTGCGATGGCGAGCTTTCAGAGACCGTCGAGCTGGCCCGGGCCACCGAGGAAGAGAAGCAGTCGCAGCTCGACCGGCTGGCCGCCTTCCAGGCCCGCAATGCCTCCAGTGCCCCACAGGCCTTGGATCGGCTCCAGAAGACAGCGCTTTCCAACGGCAATATTTTTGCCGAGCTCATGGAAGCTGTCAAAACCTGCTCGCTAGGGCAGATCACCGGTGCGCTCTACGAGGTGGGTGGCAAGTATCGCCGTAACATGTAGGTTCTGCAATCGTTCCCGGCGGCGGCGCGACGCATCGGAAAAGGAGATGGCATGCCACAGAAGAAACAAAACAGCAAAGAAACGGTGGGCAGTAAGATCAAGCATGTGCGCACCAAGAAGAAGATCGCGCTGGATGCGATGGCCAACGATACAGGGTTCTCCATCGATTATCTCAAAAAAATCGAAGCGGGAAAGACAATCCCACCGGTGGGTGCCCTGTTGCAGATCGCCCGTGCCCTGGAGATCGACTCCACCTACTTTCTGCGCGAGCAGGCCGCCAGCGTTCATGATCGGGTAAAGGCCTATACAAAGCGTACCGACAACTACGCCTACACCACCCTCACGCCGGGAGCGGAGAACAAGCACCTGAAGGCCTTCAAGGTCGCTATCGAACCGCTCAAGGATCACGAGGGGGTTGGGTATCAGCACGAGGGAGAAGAATTCGTCTACGTGCTGAAAGGAGCCGTAGAAATCTCCGTGGGTGATCACATCAACCTCCTCGAGGAAGGCGATTCGCTGCACTTCAATTCCGGCATCCGGCACCGCATGCGCAACATCAGCGACAGTCGAGCGGAGATGCTGGTGGTGATCTATGGCCCCTGACCGTTCCACGGTTCGGGAAATCACGGCAGTCAAAACCGGGAGGGCCCCATTGTCGCGGCCGCCCGGTTATCGGGTAAATTTGCGATAGAGACGGTCCCAGGGGAGGATGACATGCTTTTTCGCTTGACCGACGAACAGTTGATGATCCAATCCATGGTTCGGGAATTTTCCCGCAAAGTTGTGGCCCCAACCGCGGCGGAACGCGACCGCACTAAAGAGTTCCCGGCCGACAATCTCAAACAGATGGCCAAATTGGGGCTTCTCGGCATGATGGTGCCTCCCGAGTATGGCGGAGAAGGCGCAGACACCATCAGTTATGTGCTGGCG
This Desulfatitalea tepidiphila DNA region includes the following protein-coding sequences:
- the icmF gene encoding fused isobutyryl-CoA mutase/GTPase IcmF — translated: MTAEVYQPRNSVRVVTATSLFDGHDASINIFRRILQSTGVEVIHLGHNRSVQEIVDAAVEEDVQGIAVSSYQGGHMEYFKYMVDLLKEAEASHVKVFGGGGGVIVPEEIKELEAYGVAKIYSPEDGARWGLQGIINHMVQTMDFPRVAGQVPDLTRLTPDNKLMVANLITTIEQAKVMENGHLAKLRAELKAHLPERRIPVIGITGTGGSGKSSLTDELIQRMLLDLKDVRVAIISADPSRRKTGGALLGDRIRMNAIGNRRVYMRSLATRRSHTEVPEALEDILKVAMAAGFDLIIAETAGIGQGDSLIVDLVDISIYVMTAEFGAASQLEKIDMLDYADIVVVNKFEKRGGEDAVRDVRKQVQRNRMAFDKASEEMQVYGTIASKFNDDGVTALYHGLLDTIREKTGVAFKSSLPRPQARVSSSKTIIIPPERTRYLAEIAETVRDYHVRTEEQAEALRRVWHLEEAARALEDAEPAETRDALMARLKAAAAEARQTLAPETIELVKRWQETKQAYQKDELVYQVRDREIRVPLFTESLSRKKIPKIALPQFTDPGETYRWLRRENLPGYFPFTAGVFPLKRVGEDPTRMFAGEGDPARTNRRFKLLSAESEAKRLSTAFDSVTLYGYDPDLRPDIYGKVGTSGVSVCTLDDVKVLYSGFDLCAPSTSVSMTINGPAPIILAMFLNTAIDQQVDRYRETEGKEPSQEMYQKIRTEVLANVRGTVQADILKEDQGQNTCIFSIDFALKMMGDIQEYFIENNVRNFYSVSISGYHIAEAGANPISQLAFTLSNGFTYLEYYLSRGMPLDHFGPNLSFFFSNGMDPEYTVIGRVARRIWSVALREKYGASARSQMLKYHIQTSGRSLHSQDIQFNDIRTTLQALCAVYDNCNSLHTNAFDEAITTPSKESVRRALAIQMIINREWGLAKNENPLQGSFIVDELTDLVEEAVLMEFDRITERGGVLGAMETGYQRGQIQEESIYYETLKHTGDFPIIGVNTFRDPDACDGELSETVELARATEEEKQSQLDRLAAFQARNASSAPQALDRLQKTALSNGNIFAELMEAVKTCSLGQITGALYEVGGKYRRNM
- a CDS encoding helix-turn-helix domain-containing protein produces the protein MPQKKQNSKETVGSKIKHVRTKKKIALDAMANDTGFSIDYLKKIEAGKTIPPVGALLQIARALEIDSTYFLREQAASVHDRVKAYTKRTDNYAYTTLTPGAENKHLKAFKVAIEPLKDHEGVGYQHEGEEFVYVLKGAVEISVGDHINLLEEGDSLHFNSGIRHRMRNISDSRAEMLVVIYGP